The following are encoded together in the Streptomyces sp. NBC_01717 genome:
- a CDS encoding transposase has product MLQYAEGLTDRQAADQVRARMDWKFLLGLVLDGSGFCFSVPSDFHARLIEHGLEERVLDLILERISGLGLLRSGGVSAPTPPMFLRPFGR; this is encoded by the coding sequence GTGCTGCAATACGCAGAGGGGCTGACCGACAGGCAGGCCGCTGACCAGGTGCGGGCCCGCATGGACTGGAAGTTCCTCCTTGGTCTGGTGCTGGACGGTTCGGGGTTCTGCTTCTCTGTGCCGAGCGACTTCCACGCCCGGCTGATCGAGCACGGCCTGGAGGAAAGGGTCCTGGACCTCATCCTGGAGCGGATCTCTGGCCTCGGCCTGCTGCGTTCCGGGGGCGTCAGCGCACCGACTCCACCCATGTTCTTGCGGCCGTTCGGACGTTGA
- a CDS encoding cytochrome P450 codes for MTNSPSSSAHAVPTAPGRVPLLGHIPSVLRHSPVATLRSLQAYGDIVALHLGPATVYVVNSPDLIHRMLVTEADNYRKGRLFTRSADMVGNGIANSDGEFHHRQRRLILPAFHRTRMRAYGDVMRGQTEAISDAWQPGTVLPLEKEMNRLTARVTAKTLFTSELGDRAVAEVQETVPIMTKEAMRRVMVPDVINRLPTPGNRRFFAAIARIRKVLDEVISAYEEQGVDHGDLLSVLLRARDEETGEGMTHVQVRDELVTLLAAGTEATGTALSWLFYEITRHPEVEERLLAELEAVLADRPVTFDDLPKLEYAARVVDETLRLRTPGWMSMRRTRADVELGGVHIPAGTELIYSPHAVHHNPQHYPDAERFDPDRWLSAPADRRTFISFGAGKHKCVGDHFARTMMLIVLATIVRKRRLTTVPGYKLREVAAINLRPKTLPMTVEARAE; via the coding sequence ATGACCAACAGCCCCTCCTCCAGTGCCCACGCCGTGCCGACGGCCCCCGGCCGGGTCCCGCTCCTTGGCCACATCCCCTCCGTTCTCAGGCACAGTCCGGTGGCGACCCTGCGATCGCTCCAGGCCTACGGCGACATAGTCGCTCTCCACCTGGGCCCGGCGACGGTCTACGTGGTGAACTCGCCCGACCTGATCCACCGCATGCTGGTGACGGAAGCCGACAACTACCGAAAAGGGCGCCTTTTCACAAGGAGCGCCGACATGGTCGGCAATGGCATCGCCAACTCTGATGGCGAATTCCACCACCGGCAGCGGCGCTTGATTTTGCCGGCCTTCCACCGGACGCGGATGCGCGCCTACGGAGATGTGATGCGCGGTCAGACCGAAGCGATCTCCGACGCCTGGCAACCGGGCACAGTGCTCCCCCTCGAGAAGGAGATGAACCGTCTGACCGCCCGGGTGACGGCCAAGACGTTGTTCACCTCCGAGCTCGGCGATCGCGCGGTGGCTGAGGTCCAGGAGACGGTTCCCATCATGACCAAGGAGGCCATGCGGCGGGTCATGGTCCCGGATGTGATCAACCGTCTGCCGACGCCCGGCAACCGCCGGTTCTTCGCGGCCATTGCCCGCATACGCAAGGTCCTCGACGAGGTGATCTCGGCGTATGAGGAGCAAGGCGTCGACCACGGCGACCTGTTGTCCGTGCTCCTCCGGGCCCGGGACGAGGAGACCGGCGAGGGCATGACCCACGTACAAGTCCGCGATGAGCTCGTCACGCTGCTCGCCGCCGGCACCGAAGCCACAGGCACCGCCCTGTCCTGGCTCTTCTACGAGATCACCCGGCATCCGGAGGTCGAGGAGCGGCTGCTCGCGGAGCTCGAGGCCGTGCTTGCAGACCGACCCGTCACTTTCGACGACCTTCCGAAGCTGGAGTACGCGGCACGCGTCGTCGACGAGACGCTGCGGCTCCGCACGCCGGGCTGGATGTCCATGCGGCGAACCAGGGCGGACGTGGAGTTGGGCGGCGTCCACATCCCGGCGGGGACAGAGCTCATCTACAGCCCGCATGCGGTACACCACAACCCCCAGCACTACCCAGACGCCGAACGCTTCGACCCGGACCGCTGGCTCTCCGCGCCGGCGGATCGACGTACGTTCATCTCCTTCGGCGCCGGCAAGCACAAATGCGTCGGGGACCACTTCGCCCGCACCATGATGCTGATAGTGCTAGCCACCATCGTCAGGAAGCGGCGGCTGACCACGGTCCCCGGCTACAAGCTGCGAGAGGTCGCAGCCATCAACCTCCGCCCGAAGACCCTGCCGATGACCGTGGAGGCGCGGGCGGAGTGA
- a CDS encoding terpene synthase family protein: MKYVQPLHIPALYCPIPLRQPHSQTDCIQQRSLEWISGFEVADAATLTSPQWATVPRVACWMLPWADQDRLQVYADWVCFTMIDDSFDGDQSGPSDPGALAVLGSHLIRVAQCPDSDLLPGYGWANVLRDIMARLARLGATSAQLTCLVEATRAFVLGVTWEAACHRKTEMPTIDDYALMRLNSGGMLTYAALYPMLEGYELTQQEIHASSVRALTEMAATLSSWDNDFFSHFRERSENPRPINLIEVFASAHGCSSQQAVGLALNLRDKVMSRYLRLGEQVRADASENLRRYLTGLDQMIRGNIDFSMGTERYANPYNGDPAEVPWATFPRYTTDTPSNDDPEPPPLPSITWWWKDRL; the protein is encoded by the coding sequence ATGAAATACGTTCAGCCATTGCACATTCCTGCACTGTACTGCCCGATCCCGTTGAGACAGCCGCACTCGCAAACCGACTGCATCCAGCAGCGGTCTTTGGAATGGATCTCCGGATTCGAAGTCGCGGATGCGGCAACCCTCACCAGCCCGCAATGGGCGACAGTACCTCGAGTCGCATGCTGGATGCTCCCCTGGGCGGATCAAGACCGCCTACAGGTGTATGCGGACTGGGTGTGCTTCACCATGATCGACGACTCATTCGACGGTGACCAGTCCGGCCCGTCTGACCCCGGCGCGCTAGCCGTCCTGGGCTCGCACCTGATCCGGGTCGCCCAGTGCCCCGACTCAGATCTGTTGCCTGGCTACGGCTGGGCCAACGTCCTGCGGGACATCATGGCCCGGCTGGCCCGGCTGGGAGCCACCTCTGCACAGCTGACCTGCTTGGTCGAGGCGACGCGCGCGTTCGTGCTCGGTGTGACATGGGAGGCGGCCTGCCACCGCAAGACGGAGATGCCTACCATCGACGACTATGCGTTGATGCGGCTGAATTCTGGAGGCATGCTCACCTACGCGGCCCTTTACCCCATGCTCGAAGGATACGAACTCACCCAGCAGGAGATACACGCCTCATCCGTGCGGGCACTAACGGAGATGGCGGCCACCCTGAGCAGCTGGGACAACGACTTCTTCTCCCACTTCAGAGAACGCTCCGAAAATCCGCGCCCCATCAACCTCATCGAAGTTTTCGCATCCGCGCACGGCTGCTCCTCGCAGCAGGCGGTAGGGCTGGCGCTGAACCTGCGCGACAAAGTGATGTCACGATATTTGCGCCTGGGCGAACAAGTCCGCGCCGACGCCAGTGAGAATCTACGCCGCTACCTGACCGGTTTGGATCAGATGATCCGCGGCAACATCGATTTCAGTATGGGCACAGAGCGCTACGCCAACCCCTACAACGGCGATCCCGCCGAGGTCCCCTGGGCCACTTTCCCCCGCTACACCACCGATACCCCCTCCAACGATGACCCCGAACCGCCCCCGCTGCCTTCCATCACCTGGTGGTGGAAGGACCGGCTTTGA
- a CDS encoding sigma-70 family RNA polymerase sigma factor: MTTALLTRRNAGRHDTPLRDTTHPPTATPTTHRAHTAPAQRTATAAQMESIVELHGSALHRFCLSLTRGDRWRAEEITQETLIRAWKHPNALDASREFESFRPWLFTVARRIAIDADRARRVRPPECNDAVLTLIPEPEHGYDRLLVAELIHKALASLTAEQQAVIHCLYFRSLTGLETAKELGLPLGTVKSRTHYAIKTLKHALKEAGFAK; encoded by the coding sequence ATGACAACCGCGCTCCTCACCCGCCGCAACGCCGGCCGCCACGACACCCCCCTCCGTGACACGACCCACCCGCCCACGGCAACCCCCACGACGCACCGCGCACATACAGCTCCGGCTCAGCGGACCGCCACCGCGGCCCAGATGGAAAGCATCGTTGAGCTGCACGGATCCGCACTGCACCGATTCTGCCTGTCGCTGACACGTGGCGACCGCTGGCGTGCGGAGGAGATCACACAGGAAACCCTGATCCGGGCCTGGAAACACCCCAACGCACTCGACGCCAGCCGCGAGTTCGAATCGTTCCGGCCCTGGCTGTTCACCGTCGCCCGACGCATCGCGATCGACGCGGACCGAGCACGCCGAGTACGGCCCCCCGAGTGCAACGACGCCGTGCTCACCCTGATCCCCGAACCCGAACACGGCTACGACCGACTACTGGTCGCAGAACTGATCCACAAAGCCCTCGCATCGCTGACGGCGGAGCAACAAGCCGTCATCCACTGCCTGTACTTCAGATCACTGACCGGGCTCGAAACCGCAAAAGAACTAGGCCTGCCCCTCGGAACCGTCAAATCCCGCACCCACTACGCCATCAAAACACTCAAGCACGCACTCAAAGAAGCCGGCTTCGCAAAGTAA
- a CDS encoding GGDEF domain-containing protein — MDSALHLRARTRHPALLIATLAVPLTGWTVHAVTLHRRLAAARRDPLTGLLGRDGYTAKARQILTRYSDSDSALVVICDLDHFKEINDSRGHATGDAVLAATAQRLTAWAGNRAAVGRLGGDEFAVTLRIGPGRRELRLAHLVRMLSKPVILDNGQAVDVAASVGAASADVLGTTDLSQLQRAADASLYEGKHSGRAVLATVRHITVPSINGRRAGRDGTAGRGASNKSGEHQKAVDVYRRNLADYGQVVGSVHPLSCVGIPGFSRGGKRILGAEERSAVDLCVSA, encoded by the coding sequence ATGGACTCCGCCCTGCACCTGCGCGCCCGAACCAGACACCCTGCTCTGCTCATTGCCACACTCGCGGTCCCTTTGACCGGCTGGACCGTGCACGCCGTTACACTGCACCGCCGTCTGGCCGCCGCTCGCCGTGATCCCTTGACGGGACTGCTCGGACGCGACGGCTACACCGCCAAGGCCCGGCAAATCCTCACCCGCTACAGCGACAGCGACAGCGCCCTGGTGGTCATCTGCGACCTGGACCACTTCAAGGAGATCAACGACAGTCGCGGCCACGCCACCGGGGACGCCGTACTGGCCGCCACCGCGCAGCGGCTCACCGCCTGGGCGGGCAACCGCGCTGCCGTGGGCAGGCTCGGAGGCGACGAGTTCGCCGTGACGCTGCGGATCGGTCCCGGTCGTCGAGAGCTCCGCCTGGCGCATCTCGTTCGGATGCTCAGCAAGCCAGTCATTCTCGACAACGGCCAGGCCGTTGACGTCGCCGCGTCGGTCGGCGCCGCCTCCGCCGACGTGCTCGGCACCACCGACCTGTCGCAGCTCCAGCGGGCGGCCGACGCCTCTCTGTACGAGGGCAAGCATTCCGGCCGCGCGGTCCTCGCCACGGTCCGGCACATCACCGTGCCTTCCATCAACGGGCGTCGAGCCGGCCGCGACGGCACCGCCGGCCGGGGAGCGAGCAACAAGTCCGGGGAGCATCAGAAGGCGGTCGACGTCTACCGACGAAACTTAGCCGACTACGGCCAGGTTGTAGGCTCTGTCCATCCGCTGTCTTGCGTGGGTATCCCCGGCTTCAGCCGGGGAGGGAAACGCATCCTTGGTGCGGAGGAGCGAAGCGCCGTGGATCTCTGCGTCTCGGCCTGA
- a CDS encoding cold-shock protein, which yields MVTGRVVRFNGARGYGFISPDHGGEDAFVHANDLLIPESCVRRGTAVAFEIEEGDRGLKASSVRLAEGSGGKLLIPSRPAVGIVSGSADDDTLCDVLGTVEYTKEVTDVLLESEPSLTGSQILQIRSGLLQFAKVHGWTED from the coding sequence GTGGTTACTGGTCGTGTGGTGCGGTTCAACGGAGCACGGGGATACGGTTTTATTTCACCCGATCATGGCGGTGAGGATGCTTTCGTTCATGCGAACGATCTACTGATCCCTGAGTCCTGTGTGCGCAGAGGCACGGCGGTGGCGTTCGAGATCGAGGAAGGTGACCGCGGGCTGAAGGCATCGTCTGTCCGGCTCGCCGAGGGTTCCGGCGGGAAGCTGCTGATTCCTTCGAGACCCGCGGTCGGCATCGTTTCCGGATCGGCGGACGATGACACCCTGTGCGATGTGCTCGGTACAGTCGAGTACACGAAGGAGGTGACCGACGTCCTGCTGGAGTCCGAACCGTCACTGACCGGATCCCAGATCCTGCAGATCCGCAGCGGGTTGCTGCAGTTCGCCAAAGTTCACGGCTGGACCGAGGACTGA
- the tnpA gene encoding IS200/IS605 family transposase produces MSPRWKSNPDIRTGRHVTYDLHAHLVFVTKYRRDVFDDAMLKRCEEIMREVCASFETELREFNGEADHVHLLVHYPPKVALSKLINSLKGVSSRYLRAEYTGRINRIGMGSVFWSRSYFAGSCGGAPLTVIRQYIEGQKRPI; encoded by the coding sequence ATGTCACCACGCTGGAAGTCAAACCCCGATATCCGCACCGGACGCCACGTCACCTACGACCTCCACGCACACTTGGTGTTTGTCACCAAGTATCGGCGTGACGTTTTCGATGACGCCATGCTCAAACGGTGCGAGGAGATCATGCGAGAGGTCTGCGCCAGCTTCGAGACAGAGCTACGCGAGTTCAACGGCGAGGCGGATCACGTGCACCTGTTGGTGCACTACCCGCCAAAAGTCGCCCTGTCCAAACTGATCAACTCCCTCAAGGGCGTCAGCTCCCGGTACCTGCGGGCCGAGTACACCGGCCGCATCAACCGGATCGGCATGGGGTCAGTGTTCTGGTCCCGCTCCTACTTCGCAGGATCATGCGGCGGTGCACCGCTGACCGTGATCCGCCAGTACATCGAAGGCCAGAAGCGGCCTATCTGA
- a CDS encoding sigma-70 family RNA polymerase sigma factor, with amino-acid sequence MSTTCTIERPRHAPSSSAPGRRTLLRPQRGYDDPVSPPHPPTAATTRSSHSSAANPGTPDEAEGQAPPLTPQRRAALIEQLYTENARYLTSLLLSRVDGDRQMAEDIVQETMLRAWSHAEKLSAEPEGARPWLITVAKNVLTDLHRRRQCRPQEIAYNPSWPSHVPISTDIAARIVSALTVQQILPKLTPQQSDIVRRVYLMGHSMEEVASALGIPQGTVKSRLFYALRSMAQILTRADAHADLNR; translated from the coding sequence GTGTCGACCACGTGCACCATCGAACGTCCTCGGCACGCACCCTCCTCATCAGCTCCCGGACGCCGGACGCTGCTACGCCCTCAGCGCGGCTATGACGATCCGGTCTCCCCGCCGCACCCTCCAACTGCGGCCACGACCCGAAGTAGCCACTCCTCCGCGGCAAACCCGGGGACACCGGACGAGGCCGAAGGACAGGCTCCGCCCCTCACCCCACAGCGGCGAGCAGCCCTCATCGAGCAGCTGTACACAGAGAACGCCCGCTATCTCACGTCCCTGCTGCTGTCGCGCGTCGACGGCGACAGGCAGATGGCGGAGGACATCGTGCAGGAGACGATGCTGCGGGCCTGGTCCCATGCCGAGAAACTGTCCGCCGAGCCCGAGGGCGCGCGGCCATGGCTGATCACCGTCGCCAAGAACGTGCTCACTGACCTCCACCGGCGCCGTCAGTGCCGACCGCAGGAGATCGCCTACAACCCCTCCTGGCCCAGTCACGTGCCCATCAGCACGGATATCGCCGCACGCATCGTGAGCGCCCTGACCGTCCAGCAGATCCTGCCCAAGCTCACACCGCAACAGAGCGACATCGTCCGACGGGTCTATCTGATGGGTCACTCAATGGAAGAAGTCGCCAGCGCACTCGGCATACCACAGGGCACCGTCAAGTCACGTCTGTTCTACGCCCTACGTTCCATGGCACAGATCCTGACACGCGCAGACGCGCACGCCGACCTCAACCGATGA
- a CDS encoding asparaginase, with translation MTSTPLISPASSAMPAGPALPVLAEVVRSGFVEGHHRGSLVVLAADGSVERTFGDPDAPVFPRSSNKPMQAAAVLRAGLDLSGERLALAAASHSGEVFHLDLVRKMLADHGLTPEDLQTPPDLPLDPTEAETYLAAGQVRERITMNCSGKHAAMLAVCALNGWDRATYLDPAHPLQQLVHQVVEEAAGEPVAAVGTDGCGAPLMAISLVGLARAFRSFVRAEEGTAERRVADAMRAHPEYVAGTRRPDTWLMREVPGTLSKMGAEAVQAVALPDGRALAFKITDGGGRALGPVLARALELLGVDAPVVGRIGRAPLLGGSAEVGEIRAAF, from the coding sequence ATGACCTCCACACCTCTCATATCCCCGGCGTCCTCCGCGATGCCCGCCGGCCCCGCTCTACCCGTTCTGGCCGAGGTCGTACGGTCAGGCTTCGTGGAGGGCCACCACCGGGGCTCCCTGGTCGTGCTGGCGGCGGACGGCAGTGTGGAGCGGACCTTCGGAGACCCGGACGCGCCGGTCTTCCCCCGCTCCTCCAACAAGCCGATGCAGGCCGCCGCCGTGCTGCGGGCCGGGCTCGACCTCTCCGGGGAACGGCTGGCGCTGGCCGCCGCGAGCCACTCGGGCGAGGTGTTCCACCTCGACCTCGTACGCAAGATGCTCGCCGACCACGGACTGACGCCCGAGGATCTGCAGACCCCGCCCGATCTGCCGCTGGACCCGACCGAGGCGGAGACGTATCTCGCCGCAGGCCAGGTCCGTGAGCGGATCACCATGAACTGCTCCGGCAAGCACGCCGCCATGCTCGCGGTGTGCGCCCTCAACGGCTGGGACCGGGCGACCTATCTGGACCCGGCGCACCCGCTCCAGCAGCTGGTCCACCAGGTGGTCGAGGAGGCGGCGGGCGAACCCGTCGCGGCGGTCGGTACGGACGGCTGCGGGGCGCCGCTGATGGCGATCAGCCTGGTGGGTCTGGCGCGGGCGTTCCGCTCGTTCGTGCGGGCGGAGGAGGGCACCGCCGAGCGCCGGGTGGCGGACGCGATGCGCGCCCACCCCGAGTACGTCGCGGGTACCCGGCGCCCCGACACCTGGCTGATGCGCGAGGTGCCGGGCACGCTCTCCAAGATGGGCGCCGAGGCGGTCCAGGCGGTGGCGCTGCCGGACGGCCGGGCGCTGGCATTCAAGATCACCGACGGCGGGGGCCGGGCACTCGGCCCGGTGCTCGCCAGGGCGCTGGAGCTGCTCGGCGTCGACGCACCGGTGGTGGGCCGGATCGGACGGGCGCCGCTGCTGGGCGGCAGCGCGGAGGTGGGCGAGATCCGGGCGGCATTCTGA
- a CDS encoding polyprenyl synthetase family protein — protein sequence MTSRARAMIEPTLRAAVDRLPEPVRRIARYHFAWTDEHGMPQSRAGGKAVRPALALLWAEAVGGSADLAVPAAAAVELVHNFSLVHDDIMDRDTLRRHRPAAWAAFGVPRALLTGDAMLVLAFDLLAQTSPAVVLTAMRHFSDTLLKLVDGQSADLSLADRPDTAVTLDETLAMAAGKTSSLIGCACALGALTGGASPEHVQRAHDFGYQLGLAFQLTDDLLGIWGDPAVTGKPALADLQARKKSLPVVAALTTGTPQADHLAELYLSPEPLTSADLETAAELIEQAGGRKWCEAEVDRRLAAALESLDEIDPAPGPRDELHAIARLINHRNH from the coding sequence ATGACGAGCCGTGCCCGCGCCATGATCGAGCCGACCCTCCGTGCCGCGGTCGACCGCCTGCCCGAACCGGTCCGCCGCATAGCCAGGTACCACTTCGCCTGGACGGACGAACACGGCATGCCGCAGTCTCGCGCCGGCGGCAAGGCCGTTCGCCCGGCGCTGGCGCTGCTCTGGGCGGAGGCTGTCGGCGGCAGCGCAGATCTCGCAGTGCCAGCCGCCGCGGCCGTCGAGTTGGTCCACAACTTCTCACTCGTCCACGACGACATCATGGACAGGGACACCCTGCGCCGACACCGCCCCGCCGCCTGGGCCGCCTTCGGCGTCCCCCGCGCGCTCCTCACGGGCGACGCCATGCTGGTCCTGGCATTCGACCTTCTCGCCCAGACTTCGCCTGCCGTCGTCCTGACCGCCATGCGGCACTTCTCCGACACGCTCCTGAAGCTCGTCGACGGCCAGAGCGCGGACCTCAGCCTCGCGGACCGCCCGGACACCGCCGTCACCCTCGACGAGACCCTGGCCATGGCGGCCGGGAAAACCAGCTCCCTCATCGGCTGCGCCTGCGCCCTCGGCGCGCTCACCGGCGGAGCGTCGCCCGAACACGTCCAGCGGGCCCACGACTTCGGTTACCAACTCGGCCTCGCCTTCCAGCTCACCGACGACCTGCTGGGCATCTGGGGCGACCCCGCCGTCACCGGCAAACCAGCCCTCGCCGACCTCCAAGCACGCAAAAAATCGCTCCCCGTCGTGGCCGCCCTGACCACCGGAACCCCACAGGCCGACCACCTGGCCGAGCTCTATCTGAGCCCCGAGCCGCTCACCTCCGCCGACCTCGAAACCGCCGCCGAGCTGATCGAGCAGGCCGGCGGCCGCAAGTGGTGCGAAGCCGAGGTGGACCGCCGGCTCGCCGCGGCTCTCGAATCCCTGGACGAGATTGACCCGGCCCCAGGGCCGCGCGACGAACTCCACGCAATCGCACGGCTGATTAACCACCGGAACCACTGA
- a CDS encoding ROK family protein has translation MSTLLTGSEAEGARVVVALDIEGTTLVSGLVTADGTVLHSAARPAVRDGRRDPDLVGTVTVAREMTEAAAAIRAEVVGIGAGFPEYLDATGKLTSCEVLDRSVQPADLLDPLVPARPVAVESDMRCGALTEARFGRGRGLGSFLYVSLGTGLSAAFAQGGRVWEGHRGEAVALGHWEVPASVDPEFSAAPGAPASAGTRYTGLPKTHLGHIFAATAINIIRLDAWPSETPLGQTRTSYLARLQLAAWPQDHTGRFTHFPTDSFRAGSRSQSRSFHHQVMEGSGGGSGSSLEGVSVV, from the coding sequence GTGAGCACGCTGCTGACCGGCTCCGAGGCCGAAGGCGCGCGCGTGGTGGTGGCCCTCGACATCGAGGGCACCACGCTCGTCTCCGGTCTGGTGACCGCCGACGGCACCGTGCTGCACTCCGCCGCACGCCCTGCCGTGCGGGACGGAAGGCGGGATCCGGATCTCGTCGGCACCGTCACCGTGGCGCGGGAGATGACCGAGGCGGCCGCAGCCATCCGCGCGGAAGTCGTCGGCATCGGTGCCGGTTTTCCCGAATACCTCGATGCGACAGGGAAGTTGACCAGTTGCGAGGTCCTCGACCGGTCCGTCCAGCCCGCAGACCTGCTCGACCCGCTGGTACCCGCACGGCCGGTAGCCGTGGAGTCGGACATGCGCTGTGGGGCACTGACCGAGGCCCGGTTCGGCCGCGGCCGCGGGCTCGGCTCGTTCCTGTACGTCTCCCTGGGCACCGGACTGTCCGCCGCATTCGCACAAGGCGGACGGGTGTGGGAAGGGCATCGCGGCGAGGCGGTGGCATTGGGACACTGGGAAGTGCCCGCGTCCGTCGACCCGGAATTCTCCGCTGCCCCAGGCGCACCCGCATCAGCCGGGACCCGCTACACGGGCCTGCCCAAAACCCACCTCGGACACATCTTCGCCGCCACCGCCATCAACATCATCAGACTCGACGCCTGGCCCAGCGAAACACCCCTCGGCCAAACCCGCACCTCATACCTCGCCCGACTCCAACTCGCTGCCTGGCCACAAGATCACACCGGCCGGTTTACGCATTTCCCAACGGATTCCTTTAGGGCAGGGAGCAGAAGTCAAAGCCGGTCCTTCCACCACCAGGTGATGGAAGGCAGCGGGGGCGGTTCGGGGTCATCGTTGGAGGGGGTATCGGTGGTGTAG
- a CDS encoding IS4 family transposase encodes MPDQCAIATPKSPGLGRESVFDPGHLGELTRYLPVELVDEVLEETRTLQRRLRRLPSRVGVYFVLALALFPSLGYLRVWGKLTAGFRKGGPHRPSEKALRDLRRRLGPAPLKTLFEMVAGPIAQPTTAGVRYRSWRTVAFDGCSAVKVPDHERNRAWLGKVRTRLGWAGYPTLRLMALCETGTRGLIGAVFGPISQYETTYARQLLPLLNKTMLLLADRGFDADGFLTETAETGAQFVIRVTARRRPAVLAVLPDGSYLTRLGNLKIRIIDAEITMTTSSGERVHDRYRIATTLLDHHRDPAKTLVRLYHERWEVESAFYSLRHTMLDGTVLRSSDPSGLHQEMWAQLTVYQVLRIAMVDAVESQPGTDPDRASFTIALETAREQIILTGARAGDLRRASLPVLIGAIGTAVLGGLRPSRRPRTSARAVKAARSRYPTQPTEPRPRRSRNITGLTVLLRPAPNTPPPPSPDDPLDRRKAVRGFRPTGAGHRNRVFHLLSTDPERTWRPLEVATILKIENARSFATQMSQWAAEGLLHKVGYGTYTLAEAWKTTTLTAVGLA; translated from the coding sequence TTGCCCGACCAGTGTGCCATCGCCACGCCCAAATCCCCTGGCCTCGGGCGCGAGTCCGTCTTCGATCCGGGGCACTTGGGTGAGCTGACCCGATACCTTCCCGTCGAGCTCGTCGACGAGGTCCTGGAGGAAACCCGTACGCTCCAGAGGCGCTTGCGACGGCTTCCCTCCCGGGTCGGGGTGTACTTCGTGCTCGCCCTGGCACTCTTCCCGTCGCTGGGCTATCTACGGGTCTGGGGCAAGCTGACGGCCGGGTTCCGGAAGGGTGGTCCGCATCGGCCCAGCGAGAAGGCCCTTCGTGATCTGCGCCGCCGACTGGGGCCGGCGCCGCTCAAAACCCTGTTCGAGATGGTTGCTGGCCCGATCGCGCAGCCCACGACCGCGGGGGTCCGCTACCGCTCCTGGCGGACCGTCGCCTTCGACGGGTGCAGCGCGGTCAAGGTCCCCGATCACGAGCGGAACCGGGCCTGGCTCGGGAAGGTCCGGACGCGCCTGGGGTGGGCTGGTTACCCCACGCTTCGGCTGATGGCACTGTGCGAGACCGGGACGCGTGGCCTGATCGGTGCGGTGTTCGGCCCAATCAGCCAGTACGAGACCACCTACGCCCGGCAACTGCTGCCTCTGCTGAACAAGACCATGCTCCTGCTGGCCGACCGAGGATTTGACGCCGACGGCTTCCTTACGGAAACCGCCGAAACCGGCGCCCAGTTCGTCATCCGCGTGACGGCCCGCCGTCGTCCGGCCGTCCTCGCCGTTCTCCCCGACGGCTCCTACCTGACCCGGCTCGGCAACCTGAAGATCCGCATCATCGACGCGGAGATCACAATGACCACCAGCAGCGGCGAACGGGTCCATGACCGATACCGGATCGCCACCACTCTCCTGGACCACCACCGCGACCCCGCGAAGACACTGGTCCGCCTCTATCACGAGCGCTGGGAAGTCGAGTCCGCCTTCTACTCCCTGCGCCACACCATGCTGGACGGGACCGTGCTGAGGTCCTCGGACCCATCCGGCCTGCACCAGGAGATGTGGGCCCAGCTGACCGTCTACCAAGTCCTACGGATCGCTATGGTCGACGCCGTGGAGTCACAGCCCGGGACCGATCCGGACCGCGCCAGCTTCACCATCGCGTTGGAGACCGCCCGCGAGCAGATCATCCTCACCGGCGCGCGAGCGGGAGACCTCCGCAGAGCATCTCTCCCCGTGCTGATCGGCGCCATCGGCACTGCTGTTCTGGGTGGCCTCCGTCCCTCACGCCGCCCCCGCACAAGCGCCCGAGCGGTCAAGGCCGCCCGTTCCCGCTACCCCACCCAGCCGACCGAGCCCCGCCCCCGCAGGAGCCGCAACATCACCGGACTGACCGTTCTACTCCGTCCCGCACCAAACACCCCACCGCCGCCCTCACCCGACGATCCACTGGACAGGCGCAAGGCCGTCCGCGGGTTCAGGCCGACCGGAGCGGGCCATCGAAACCGCGTCTTCCATCTCCTGTCCACCGACCCCGAGCGGACCTGGCGCCCCCTGGAGGTCGCCACCATCCTGAAGATCGAAAACGCTCGGAGCTTCGCGACACAGATGAGCCAGTGGGCAGCCGAAGGACTCCTCCACAAGGTCGGATACGGGACCTACACCCTCGCGGAAGCCTGGAAAACAACCACCTTGACGGCCGTCGGGCTGGCTTAA